The sequence AAGTAGTTAATACTCTGCACAAAAAATTCAACTACAAAAGCGTAATGCAGGTACCTCGCCTGGTGAAGATCTGTCTGAACCAGGGTATCAATGGTGCTGTAGGTGATAAGAAACTGGTAGATATTGCTGTGGATGAAATGACCCGTATCTCCGGTCAGAAAGCTATCGCTACTTTATCCAAAAAGGATATTTCCAATTTCAAACTCAGGAAGAACATGCCAATCGGTGCTCGTGTAACACTGCGTGGTTATAACATGTACGAATTCCTGGATCGTCTGATCGCTGTATCACTGCCTCGTGTACGTGACTTCAAGGGTATCAATGAAAAAGCTTTCGATGGCCGCGGTAACTATACCCTGGGTATCAATGAGCAGATCATCTTCCCTGAGATCGACATCGATAAAGTAACAAAGATCTCCGGTATGGATATCACTTTCGTTACTACGGCTAACACCAACGAAGAAGCTTACGAGCTCCTGAAAGAACTGGGTATGCCGTTCAAGAACATCAAGAAAGATCAACAATAATATTTGATCTCAAATTCCAAATCCCTTCCGGGTTTTGGAATTTGACATTTATAAACTGGAATTATAAACTCTAATTATGGCAAAAGAATCCATAAAGGCTAGACAAAGGAAAAGAGAAGCCATGGTTGCTAAGTTCGCTGAAAAACGTGCTGCCCTCAAAGCTGAAGGTAACTACGAAGCACTGGATCAGCTGCCTAGAAACGCTTCTCCTGTTCGCCTGCACAACAGATGTCAGCTTTCCGGTCGTCCAAAAGGTTACATGCGTCATTTCGGTCTTTGCCGTAATATGTTCCGTGACCTGGCGCTCGCTGGTAAGATCCCTGGCGTAAGAAAAGCTAGCTGGTAATCACCACTCATGGGATGGACAATTATCCCCCGACGAATAGTAATTGTCCTTTTTCCCCCTTTTATATTCGTTAAAGATCTTGATTTTCCTATCTACACGATTTGGATATCGCATTGTAAAAAGTTTTTAAAATTATTAGAAACAATGGTTACTGATCCAATAGCAGACTTCCTGACCAGAATCCGGAATGCTCAAATGGCCAACCACAGGATTGTGGAAATTCCTGCCTCCAAACTGAAAAAACGTATCACTGAGATACTGTACGACAAAGGTTATATCCTGAAGTACAAATTTGAAGAAGACAACAAACAGGGTCTGATCAAAATAGCTCTGAAGTATGATCCTCAGACTAAAGTACCTGCTATCACTGATCTGCAGCGTATCAGCCGTCCTGGTCTTCGTCAATACTCCAAACCTGCTGATTTCAAACGTATCAAGAATGGTCTGGGTGTCGCTATCGTGTCTACATCTAAAGGTGTAATGACTGATAAAGAAGCGAAAGTACAGAACGTGGGTGGCGAAGTTGTTTGCTACGTTTATTAATATATTAAGGTCCGCACAGGACCTTCTGGCGTTTGTCAATGGCTTGTGCAGATCTCTCCAATAAATGGTCCGTTTCAGAATTAAGCCTTTCTATACGGTGGCTGAACACTGAGGGATCGAAAACACATAACAGTAAAAAACTGCAATTATGTCTCGTATAGGTAAAGCTCCTATCAAATTAGCAGCCGGTGTTACAGTAACTGTATCCGCTACTAATGAACTGACAGTAAAAGGCCCTAAAGGTGAACTGAAAAAGAACATCGACAGGGATATCAAAATAGAAGTGGCTGATGGTGTACTGACAGTAGTTCGTCCTACTGAACAGATCCGTCACCGTGCACTGCATGGTCTGTACCGCGCACTGATCAACAACATGGTGGTTGGTGTTACAGAAGGCTTCATTAAAAAACTTGAGCTGGTGGGTGTGGGTTACAAGGCTGCCAACGCTGGTCAGCTGCTGGACCTGTCTCTGGGTTACTCTCACAATATCGTGATTGAAATCCCTAAAGAACTGAAAGTAACTACATTGACTGAAAAGGGTGCTAACCCTAAAATCACACTGGAAGGTATTGACAACCAGCTGTTAGGTCAGGTAGCTGCTAAAATCCGTAGCCTGCGTAAACCAGAGCCTTATAAAGGTAAAGGTGTTCGCTACAGCGATGAAGTGGTTCGTAAGAAAGCAGGTAAGTCTGCAGGTAAATAATTTTAATTGGCTAACCGGTATGCTTTACTGGTTAGCTAATTCAACAATATTCCGGCAGCATCGGAATATATAAATTAAACATAGAAATGAGCACAAAAGCAGTTAATAGCAGACAGAAAATCCGTTACCGCATCCGTAAGAAAGTGGTAGGTAGCGCTCAGAGACCAAGATTATCTGTATTCCGCAGCAATAGCGATATTTACGTGCAATTGATCGATGATGCAAACGGTACTACACTGGCTTCTGCATCTTCCCGCGATAAGGATATCGTAGCACAGAAAGGTACCAAGATCGAGAAATCTAAATTGGTAGGTGCAGCTGTGGCTACTAAAGCAACCTCACTGGGTATTACAGCAGTAGTATTCGATCGTGGTGGTTATCTGTACCATGGTCGTGTGAAGAGCGTAGCTGATGGTGCAAGAGAAGCTGGTCTCCAATTCTAAAAATCGAAATTGATTAAATCGTAATTCGCAAATAATAAAATGGCAAAGAATACATTTAATAAAGTTAAGGCGGGTGACCTGGAGCTGAAAGAAAAAGTGGTAGCTATCAACCGTGTTACCAAAACCACCAAAGGCGGTCGTACTTTCAGTTTTTCTGCCCTGGTAGTAGTAGGTAACGAACACGGTGTAGTAGGTCATGGCCTGGGTAAAGCCAAAGAAGTACAGGAAGCAATCACTAAAGGTATCGATGATGCCAAGAAAAACCTGATCAAGGTTCCTGTAATGCATGGTACTATTCCTCACGACCAGCTGGCTAAAGAAGGCGCTGCTAAGGTGCTGATCAAACCAGCCGCTCATGGTACTGGTGTAA is a genomic window of Chitinophaga sp. LS1 containing:
- the rplE gene encoding 50S ribosomal protein L5; the protein is MANTTYTPRLQTKYRTEVVNTLHKKFNYKSVMQVPRLVKICLNQGINGAVGDKKLVDIAVDEMTRISGQKAIATLSKKDISNFKLRKNMPIGARVTLRGYNMYEFLDRLIAVSLPRVRDFKGINEKAFDGRGNYTLGINEQIIFPEIDIDKVTKISGMDITFVTTANTNEEAYELLKELGMPFKNIKKDQQ
- the rpsN gene encoding 30S ribosomal protein S14 — translated: MAKESIKARQRKREAMVAKFAEKRAALKAEGNYEALDQLPRNASPVRLHNRCQLSGRPKGYMRHFGLCRNMFRDLALAGKIPGVRKASW
- the rpsH gene encoding 30S ribosomal protein S8 is translated as MVTDPIADFLTRIRNAQMANHRIVEIPASKLKKRITEILYDKGYILKYKFEEDNKQGLIKIALKYDPQTKVPAITDLQRISRPGLRQYSKPADFKRIKNGLGVAIVSTSKGVMTDKEAKVQNVGGEVVCYVY
- the rplF gene encoding 50S ribosomal protein L6, which produces MSRIGKAPIKLAAGVTVTVSATNELTVKGPKGELKKNIDRDIKIEVADGVLTVVRPTEQIRHRALHGLYRALINNMVVGVTEGFIKKLELVGVGYKAANAGQLLDLSLGYSHNIVIEIPKELKVTTLTEKGANPKITLEGIDNQLLGQVAAKIRSLRKPEPYKGKGVRYSDEVVRKKAGKSAGK
- the rplR gene encoding 50S ribosomal protein L18: MSTKAVNSRQKIRYRIRKKVVGSAQRPRLSVFRSNSDIYVQLIDDANGTTLASASSRDKDIVAQKGTKIEKSKLVGAAVATKATSLGITAVVFDRGGYLYHGRVKSVADGAREAGLQF
- the rpsE gene encoding 30S ribosomal protein S5, yielding MAKNTFNKVKAGDLELKEKVVAINRVTKTTKGGRTFSFSALVVVGNEHGVVGHGLGKAKEVQEAITKGIDDAKKNLIKVPVMHGTIPHDQLAKEGAAKVLIKPAAHGTGVIAGGSMRAVLESAGITDVLAKSLGSANPHNVVKATFKALGLLREPIQIAKTRSVSLKKVFNG